A region of Salvelinus fontinalis isolate EN_2023a unplaced genomic scaffold, ASM2944872v1 scaffold_0209, whole genome shotgun sequence DNA encodes the following proteins:
- the LOC129844719 gene encoding protein kinase C beta type-like → MGLGNLLWEDEQKKSNKDTCNFDKEFTKMPVDLTPTDKLFIMNLDQDEFLGFSYTNPEYPSDEVTGEEEEEDGQS, encoded by the exons ATGGGGCTGGGGAACCTCCTATGGGAGGATGAACAGAAG AAGAGCAACAAGGACACGTGTAACTTTGATAAGGAGTTCACTAAGATGCCGGTGGATCTGACTCCTACAGATAAACTGTTTATAATGAACCTGGACCAAGACGAGTTTCTGGGATTCTCCTACACCAACCCTGAATACCCCTCTGACGAGGTGactggggaggaagaggaggaggatggacagagttaa